In Aminivibrio sp., the following are encoded in one genomic region:
- a CDS encoding patatin-like phospholipase family protein, translating to MTAKRTAAVILSLFLIFAAGAAYAGGGVVLALSGGGIRGLAHIGVLEMLEEEGIPIAGIVGTSMGSIIGGLAACGYSPAELREVVANLDLTSLLSEKTNPIFVPLSQDSATPRSKIPWVALDSSGEVVGPLGGMSGVKLLERFAQLASRSQIVRFDELTIPFAAVATDLETGEKVVLRTGSLASAMRASMAIPALFDPWVVEGKLLVDGGLVSNLPVETAKELFPGYPVIAVDVSGTLKSRKDIHNIMDVMDQSLTILTRRNVENEIMKADLVISPPMDGVPIIDLTHASQIIEGGRQAAMDRMAAIRNLADNAPPVAQRETPFIATKVASIRVEGATADLERRIQNRYRSWIGKPLSNINLVRASGEIGDQDDVLAVDYRFEEAEENLDVIFVVQHKPEMEINFGGYTTNLHSHRWVYIHGVRRNLFSEGDSFRFNAKVGEEWGFDAAYLTSPEKNKSWEVTLSAQNWELETNKGTRSWDRYAVGLTKRFSAGSFPAGLGYAFERVNSRGVDYDASGPTFFLTYNTLNDPTDPTSGALFHLQAWWPDMEEVLYRATYFQTARLSERWRFYFRAGFAEGDETAAGGNRAVYLGATEELYSYSGNPIQGERMFWWNAAFRRVLMKSWWGALNTEIFGGMGFVYDDTGNRYRDVWETGISLSVPGFFFDGKLMFLYNDERDFKVGFFIGSPVWGHYPLP from the coding sequence TACGCAGGGGGGGGCGTTGTCCTGGCCCTTTCCGGCGGAGGAATACGGGGCCTGGCCCACATCGGCGTTCTCGAGATGCTGGAAGAAGAAGGCATTCCCATTGCCGGCATTGTCGGCACAAGCATGGGGTCCATCATCGGCGGACTGGCGGCCTGCGGTTACTCACCAGCGGAACTGAGGGAGGTCGTAGCCAACCTCGACCTCACCAGCCTGCTCTCCGAGAAAACCAATCCCATTTTTGTCCCCCTGAGTCAGGACAGCGCCACCCCCAGGAGCAAAATACCCTGGGTGGCGCTCGACTCTTCCGGAGAAGTGGTCGGCCCTCTTGGCGGCATGTCGGGAGTCAAGCTTCTTGAACGGTTTGCCCAGCTTGCGTCACGAAGCCAGATTGTCCGGTTCGATGAACTGACCATTCCCTTCGCTGCGGTCGCCACGGACCTGGAAACCGGAGAGAAAGTCGTGCTGCGGACAGGCAGCCTCGCCTCCGCCATGCGGGCATCCATGGCCATCCCGGCCCTCTTCGATCCCTGGGTTGTGGAAGGGAAGCTCCTGGTGGACGGAGGTCTTGTCTCCAATCTTCCCGTGGAAACGGCAAAAGAACTTTTTCCCGGATACCCGGTCATAGCGGTGGACGTGTCCGGAACCCTCAAGAGCAGAAAGGACATCCACAATATCATGGATGTCATGGACCAGTCTCTCACCATTCTTACCCGCAGAAACGTGGAAAACGAAATCATGAAGGCCGACCTGGTCATCTCGCCCCCGATGGACGGAGTTCCCATCATTGACCTTACTCATGCCTCCCAGATCATCGAGGGGGGCAGGCAGGCCGCCATGGACCGCATGGCCGCCATCAGGAATCTCGCGGACAACGCTCCCCCCGTGGCCCAGAGAGAGACCCCCTTCATCGCCACCAAGGTTGCCTCCATCAGGGTTGAAGGCGCAACCGCCGATCTTGAGCGAAGAATACAGAACCGTTACCGATCCTGGATCGGAAAGCCCCTCAGCAACATCAACCTGGTGAGGGCGAGCGGGGAAATTGGCGACCAGGATGATGTACTCGCAGTGGATTACCGTTTCGAGGAGGCGGAGGAAAACCTGGACGTCATCTTCGTCGTTCAGCACAAACCGGAGATGGAAATCAATTTCGGCGGCTACACCACAAACCTTCACTCCCACCGGTGGGTGTACATTCATGGCGTTCGCAGGAATCTTTTTTCCGAAGGCGACTCTTTCAGGTTCAACGCCAAGGTTGGAGAAGAGTGGGGCTTCGACGCCGCCTACCTGACCTCCCCCGAAAAGAACAAAAGCTGGGAGGTCACCCTCTCGGCCCAGAACTGGGAGCTTGAGACCAACAAGGGCACTCGGTCATGGGACAGGTATGCCGTCGGGCTGACGAAGAGATTCTCCGCGGGCTCCTTCCCGGCCGGGCTCGGTTATGCCTTCGAACGTGTCAACTCCCGCGGAGTCGATTACGACGCTTCGGGGCCCACCTTCTTCCTGACATACAACACCCTCAACGATCCCACCGACCCCACGTCCGGGGCCCTCTTCCACCTCCAGGCATGGTGGCCCGACATGGAAGAGGTGCTCTACCGGGCGACATACTTCCAGACCGCCCGGCTTTCCGAAAGATGGCGCTTTTACTTCCGGGCCGGTTTCGCCGAAGGCGATGAAACCGCCGCCGGAGGAAACCGGGCCGTATACCTCGGAGCCACTGAAGAACTCTACAGCTATTCCGGGAACCCCATCCAGGGAGAACGGATGTTCTGGTGGAACGCCGCTTTCAGGCGGGTCCTCATGAAGAGCTGGTGGGGCGCCCTCAACACCGAAATTTTCGGCGGAATGGGCTTTGTTTACGACGATACCGGCAACCGGTACCGGGATGTCTGGGAAACGGGCATCTCCCTCTCAGTCCCCGGCTTCTTCTTTGACGGCAAGCTCATGTTCCTTTATAACGACGAAAGGGACTTCAAGGTCGGCTTCTTCATCGGAAGCCCCGTCTGGGGACATTATCCGCTGCCGTAA